TTAATATTTGGAGTAAGTCTTGTTAATTTTGATTTTTTAGCACCTTTTAGAGTATATTTAGGGATTGCAACCTGTATTTTATATTGCATATTCGTCTATAAAAAACTAAATCAAAAAAATAAAATCAGATTATTTTTAATAGGACTTGCATTATTATTTATCGTATTTTATCCTGAAATTATAGGAGCAATGATTTGAAAAAAGTATTATTGTTAAGCTTATTTTTAAGTGTTTTAAATGCTTATGAATACACTTTAGAAATTCCTAAAATACATTGCCCATTATGCACGGCAATTGTTAGAAAGGCACTACTAAAAATTGATGGAGTAAATAAAGTAAATGTTAGTTTAGAAAATAAAACAGCGATAATTAAAAGCGATAAAGAACTTAACGAAAGCATAATAAATCAAGCACTTTTTAATACAGGCTATCAAGGAATACTTAAATAAATCCTATTTTAAAAAGAATTTAAAATAGGATTAAAAATTAATTTTGATATGGAACTAATTTAATATCTGTCTTTAATAATTCGTTCATTCCACCATCAAGATTTATTATATTAGTAAAGCCGTTTTGCTCAAGCATTTTAGTTACCATTGCACTTCTTTTACCACTTCTACACATAATTGCTATTTTGCTATCTTTTGAATAATTTTTACTAATTTCATTCAAAAAATCAGGATTAATACTTCCATTTTCGTTTAGAAATGTTATCAATTTTGCTTTATTTACAACGCCTGTTGCAGCGTATTCACTAGGCATTCTAACATCAATTACAGCATAATCACTATTAGTAAAATCAAATTCCTTGATATTTTGTGTGATTACCTCAGCATTTAAACAAACAAATAAACTTAAACCCAATAATATTTTTTTCATTTTTAAGCCTTTAAAGTATTAAATATCCTATCTCCAGCATCTCCAAGACCTGGGATAATATAACCTTTTTCATTCAATCCTTTATCCAAACAAGCAGTAATTAATGCTACATCAGGATGAGCTTTTTTCATTCTATCTCTTGCTTCAGGAGTTGCAATGATACTTGCAAAAATTATTTTTTTAACACCAATTGATTTTAATCTATCAACAGCTGCAATAGCACTTCCGCCCGTTGCAAACATAGGGTCAATTATAATTGCAGTTTTATTTTGCATATCTTGTGGGTATTTTTCAAAGAAAAATTCAGGCTCAAGCGTTTCTTCATTGCGTTGAATACCTAAAAATCCCACACTAGCTTTACCCAATAAATCAAGTGCAATATCACTCATACCAAGAGCTGCTCTTAAAATAGGCACTATTACAATATCATCGCTAATAACTTCGCACTCACAAGGCATAAGTGGAGTTTGAATATTAACTTTTTCTGTGCTTAAAAATTCACAAGCTTCATAAATAACAAATCCACTAAGCTTTTTTATATGCTCACGAAAATCCCTACAAGATGTATTCTTATCTCTAATTTTCGCTAAATAAGTTGAAACTAGTGTATTTTTAATTACTTTCATTCAATAACCTTTCAAAATATGCTTTATCATCAAAATTTTTAACTAAAGCTATGCCTTCATCAACAGCAGCCTTAGCAACTGCAGTGCTAACATAAGCTTTTACCCTATCATCAAATGGTTTTGGAATTATTAAATCTTTTCCATATTTTAAGTCTTTACCATATAATTTTTTAGTTTTTTCGCTAACTTCAAGGCGTCCTAATTCACTTAAAGCCTTAACAGCTGCTATTTTCATACCCATAGAAATCTTTCTAGCTCTAACATCTAAAGCCCCACGGAAAATATATGGAAAGCCTAAAACATTGTTGATTTGATTGTCATAATCGCTTCTTCCTGTTGCAATAATTACATCAGGGCGAACTTTTTTCGCAAGTTCAGGTAAAATCTCTGGGTCAGGATTAGCTAAAGCAAATACTATTGGATTTTCTGCCATAGTTTTTAACATTTCTTCGCTTAAAGCTCCAGCTTTGCTAAGCCCTAAGAAAACATCAGCTCCTTTTAAAACATCAGCTAAAGTATCCTCATCACATTCTCTTACAAATTCTAATTTATGCTCATTTAAATCTGTTCTTTTAGTATTGCAAACACCTTTAGAATCTACTAAATAAATCTTTTTAACCCCTAAAGTCTTATATATCTTAGCACTTGCAATCCCTGCTGCTCCTGCTCCACAAACAACTACTTTTAAATCTTCTAATTTTTTGCCAATTATTTCGCAAGCATTAATTAACCCAGCCGCACTAATAATAGCTGTTCCGTGTTGGTCATCATGCATTACAGGAATACCTAAGTCTTGAAGTCTTGCTTCAATCTCAAAACATTTTGGAGCTGCTATATCTTCAAGGTTAATACCGCCAAAACTAGGGGCAATAGCTTTTACTGCTGCTATTATTTCTTCGGTATCTTGAGTGCTTAATTCAATATCATAAGAATCAACATTTGCAAATTTTTTAAATAAGCAAGCCTTACCTTCCATAACAGGTTTTCCTGCAATTCCACCGATATTGCCAAGACCTAAAACAGCTGAACCATCACTAATAACTGCTACTAAATTACCTTTGCTTGTGTATTTATAAGCTAAATCACTATCACGAGCAATCTCTTCGCAAGGATATGCAACTCCAGGAGAATATGCTAAACTTAAACTCTCATATTCTTTCATAGGCGTTTTAATAAAAGTGCCTAATTTACCGCCTAAATGATACTCTAATGCTCTTTCTTTTAAATTATTCATAAAATCTCCTTTAAAAAATTATTAAATCTTTTTTTAATCTCATCATTGCCTAAAAACTCCATAATAGCATAAATACTAGGACTAATTGTTGTTCCTGTTAGGCTTAATCTAATTAATTGCGCTATGTCTTTTAGCTTAGCATTATTGCTATCTAAAAATTGTTTAACGGCTAATTCAAATTCTGCTTCAGTATTTGCACCTTTAAAATCATTTACAAACTTAGAAAATAAAGCTTTACTATTATCATTTACAAACTTAGCAACTCCACTTTCTTCATAAGAATTTGGCTCGTTTATAATAATTTTTGCACTATTTATCAAATCTATTAAAGTCTTAGCTCTTTCTCTTAACATTGTTAATAAGAATGAATAATTCTTAACACTTGAAAAATCAAATCCTAAATCCTTACAAGCATTTACTAATCTTTCATCGCTAACGCTTTTTATATAATGAGCATTAATCCATTCTAATTTTTGTGCGTTATATGTGCTCGCACCTTTGCTAACATTATCAAATGTAAAGCATTCTTTCATTTCTTGCATTGAAAATATTTCTTGGTCTTTGTTTGAAAATCCTAATCTTAATAAGAAATTTAGTAAAGCTTCAGGCAAATATCCTAAAGCCTTATATTCCATAACATCGGTTGCTCCGTGTCTTTTGCTAAGTTTTTTGCCATCTTCTCCATTTATCATAGCTAGATGATAAAAATTAGGAACCTTAAAGCCTAAAGCTTCGTAAATTATTATTTGTTTTGGAGTATTTGAAAGATGGTCATCTCCACGAACAACATCAGTTACGCCCATTAAAGCATCATCAACAACCACTACGAAATTATAAGTAGGAGTGCCATCAGCACGAGCTATTACAAAATCATCTAAAATATCAGCAGCGTTAAATCTGATTTCACCCTTTACTCCATCATTTACTATTATTTCTCCATCAAGCGGTGCTTTAATCCTTACAACAGGCTTAATTCCTTCTGGTGGAGTGCCTTTAAAATCTCTGTATCTTCCATCATATTTAGGGCGTTCTTTTCTAGCTTCTTGCTCTGCTCTTAATGAGTTTAACTCATCTTCGCTCATATAACAATAATAAGCATTGCCACTATCAAGTAATTTTTGAATATATTCTTTATAAATATCTAATCTTTTACTTTGGTAAGTAATTTCCCCATCTACTTCCAAATCAACCCATTTAAAAGCTTCTAAAATAGCTTTGGTTGCTTCTTCGCTATTTCTTGCCATATCTGTATCTTCAATACGAAGAATAAATTTACCATTATTTCTTTTAGCGTAAAGATAAGAAAAAAGTGCTGTTCTTAATCCACCAATATGTAAAAACCCTGTCGGAGAGGGTGCAAATCTTGTAACTATCATTATTATTAGCCTTTTGTGAATTTTTTATAGTTATAATCATTTAAAATCACTTAAAGGTAAATAATGAGAAAAATTTTGCTTGCACTTGTATTTGGTGCATTTATGAACGCAAGTCCTATAACTTCAATCATAGCTAGTGTTAATAACGAGCCTATTACAAATATTGATATTATAGAAATTTCACAATATATGAATATAAGCCAAAACGACGCATTAAGATTGCTAATTCAAAATAAAATATGCACATCTTTAGCTAAAAAATTCAAATTAGCTGCAAATGAACTAGAAATCAATCAAGAATTATCAAAAATAGCTGCTGCTAATAATATTAGCTTATCTACTTTCATAGAACATAACCAAGATAAAATCAAAATGCTAACAGAAAATATAAAAGATGAAATTCTAAAAAAGAAATTATTTGATTTAATCGCTCAAAATTATATGAAAGATGTAAGCGATGATGAAGTAATTAGATTTTATAATTTAAATAAAGATAAAATGAATGGGGCAAGTTATGAAGTAGCAAAAGAACAAATTAAAAGCTATTTAATGAATAAAAATGCTCAAGAATCAGTTCGTAATTATATGGAAAAAGAAGAAGCAAAGGCATCAATTAAAATGTTTAGGTGAGTACTATGAAAACAAAATCAATTCTATCTAACTCGTTTAAGAATTTTATTATTACAACTTTTTTACTAATTGAAATTGCTGGTGGAATTTTTGGAACTTATAGATATATTAGCGAGGCAAAAAGAATTGAAGAGCATCATAGAATTCACAATATAGGAAATGATAGCTTAGTAATTAGGCTACAACAAAATAAAGACCATACTATTTTTCAATTTTTAGTATTTTCTTTCGCTGTATTAGTAGCTGCAGTTATTAGTAATGCAATTTATATAAAAAGATTAAAAAGAGTAAAATCAAATTTTAATGATTTTGCAGAACTTCTCGCAAATTCAGTAAAAAAACATAAGCCTTTAATGCTAAACGATACGCTAAATTACAGCGAATTTCAAAAAATAGCAAATTCTTTAAATGAAGTCTTAAATGATATATACTATCAAGAAAATTATAATTCTTTAACCAAATTACCTAAAAAACAAAAATTCTTATTAGACATACAAGAACTCTATGAAAAAAGCGATTGTCCTATAATAGTTAGCTATATATATCTTAAAGACTATCAAAATCTATTAAAAAGTAGAAGTTTTGATTTAGCTGATAAAATAATATTAGAATTAGCAAGTAGATTTTCAAGTTTTTCTACAACTATTTTAAATTCTAAAATAGCTAAAATAAGTGGCAATGGAGATTTTTTATTAGCATTTCCTTGTATTGATGAAATACAAACAACTTTTAATAATATGGCTATTAAGTTGCACGAATGCTTTAGTGAAAGTATTAATTTTGGAAGTGATGGAATTTATGAACAAAGTATAGGGGTTGGCTTTAGTGTATTAACAAATGAAAATTACAATCAAATAATAAACGATACTTACAAAGCAGCCTTACTTTCAAGCGTTCAAAAAGATACATTGTATTGCGATTATTCTGATGAAGTTAAAACACAAATAGATAATGAAGCAAAATTAGAAAATGATTTAAAAAGGGCTTTAGAAAAAGGTGAACTTGATGTATATTATCAAGCAAAAATCGGAGCAAATGATAATTTAGTAAAAGGCGCAGAAGCATTAATTCGCTGGAAACGAAATGATAAATTTGAAAATACAGAAAAATTTATAAGAATTGCAGAAAAAACTGATTTAATAATAAAACTTGAAAAATTTGTAATTGCAAAAGTATTTCAAGAAATACAAGTTTTAAAAAATAAAGGAATAAACATTCCAATAAGTATTAATATATCAGCAAAACACTTGCACCATAAAGATATGATAAATTATTTGCTAGCAAATGTTAAAAAATACGATATAAATCCAAATTTAATAGATATAGAAATAACAGAAAGATATAGACTTAATAGCAGTAGTGAAACTATATTAGAAAAATTAAAAGCTATTGGATTTTTAATAAGTATTGATGATTTTGGGAAAGATTATAGTTCTCTTTCTTATATAAATCATTTACCTATTGATACAATTAAAATTGATAAAAGCTTTATAGATGGATTAAATAGTAAAGATTGTGATTTAATTAATGAAAACTCAAAAGCAATTATAATTGGTATTATAAAAATAGCAAAAACTATGAATAAAAGAGTAGTAGCAGAAGGCGTTGAAACGCTAGAGCAAGTAAATATTTTAAAACAATTAGGTTGTGATGAATTGCAAGGATTTTATTATCATAAAGGTGCTACACCTATTAATGAATTTATAAATATTTATAAAAACAAATTCTAATGAAACTTCATATAGATTTTGATAGCTATTTTGTAAATGCCCAACGACTATTAAATAAAGAACTCTGCAATACACCTTGTGTGATTTATGCTGGAAGCGATGAAGATTTTTTCAATCAAGATGCAAAATATATAGATAATAAAATCGCTTTTATGAGCTCAATTGAAGTTATAAGAAGTGAAAATAAAGTAATTGATTATAGGCATTTTACTGCAATTGCCGTATCTTATGAAGCTAAAAAATATGGCGTAAAAGTAGGAGATAAATTAAATATAGCTTATCAAAAATGTCCGAATTTAAAAATAGCTAGAAGTAATATTAGATTTTATAAAGAACTAAGCTTTAAAGTAAGGCAATTTTTAGAAAGCAAAATACCCGTGATTGAACAATTTAGCATTGATGAGTTTTTTGGAGATTTAGAAGGGTTTAAAAAAGACACAGAAGTGCTAGATTATGCAAAATATCTTCAAAAAGAACTATTAGATAAATTTGGCTTACCAGCTAGTATAGGCATTAATAATAGCAAATGGGGAGCTAAATTTTTAACCGATTTAGCAAAACCTTTTGGCATTAGAATGGAATATGATTTAAGCAATGCCATTAAAGGAATAGATATAAAAAATTTCGCAGGCATAGGAAGAGAAATACAAAAATATTTAAGAGCTTATGGGGTAAATACTTTAGATGAATTATTGCAAAAAGAATATTTGCTAGATAAATATGGTAAAAATGGCAAAAAAATCATAGCAAGAATTAAAGGCGTTGATAATGAAAAAGTAGAAGAAACAAAAGATATTAAAAGCCACGCAATATCAAAAAGCTTTAAGCCAATTAGTGATTATGATGAGTTAAGGCGAAGGGTTAAAATACTTGCTAGATATTTATGTGTTTGGATTTCAAAGCACAAATATCATCCTAAAAAAATAGAAATAAGTATTAAATACGGCAATAAATTAGAGCATATTGGAATTGAAATTATGCAACCATTTGATGAAAAAAATCTAATTGATAATGCCGTAAAAGGATTTGAAATTCTTATGAAAAATACTAAAAATGTAAGTGTTTATTATATAGGAATTGCTGCTAATAATCTTGATAAAACATATTGCGAAAATATTTTTCAAAACACCACAAAAAATCAAAAATTAAATGAAACCCTAAGTGCTATAAGAGATAAATTTGGCATTAGCTGTATAAAATATGGGGGATAAATATAAATTATTTATCTTTTAATAAATTAATTCTTTCTTTATAATCAGGCATAAATCCTAAAAGCGTGGCATAAAAAGCCTTTGAGTGATTAGCGTGATAAAGGTGTGTTAATTCGTGCATAATCACTGCTTCTATTGCTAATATATCTTTTTTAATTAATTCGGTATTTAAATTTATATAAGATTTTTTCGTATTGCAAGAACCCCAACGAGTTTTCATTTTTCGCACTTTCAAAGCTTTTATATCTTTACCAACAATCACACAAAATCTTTTTAAAATTTCGCTAAAGATTTCTTTTGATTGAATTTTATAAAAATCATTAAGTAATTTTTCTTTATTTTCATCATTTTCAAGACATTTTAAAATAATTTTATCATTGTGAATTTCTACATTTTTTGAAATTCCTAAATCAAATTCTAAAATATATTTTCGTCCTAAAAACAATACAAAATTACCACTCAAAAGCTCTGCTTTTTTAGTAGTTTTAAGCTCGTTTAATCTTTGTTCTATCCAATCTTTTTTAAGTCTTAAAATCTCATCAATTTTTGCTCTACTTATAAAATAAGGCGATACTACTTCAACAAGCCCAATCTCACGAACTTTTATAATAATATTTTTCACCCGCTTTTTAGTGATTTTTATTTCCATAAACTTTCTCACATTAAAAACAAAACTAATTTTAACTTAAAATATCTTAGACAATCTGCGATATTCCAAATAAAATTAATCATATTTTGGTGTTTTTCTATATTCATAAAATTCCTTTGAAGTAAATGTGATTATTATGACAAAACAATAATAAAAATATTAAATTATTTTAAATAGTTGTAATTTATATGCTTTTATAACTACTCGTTTTTAAAAATATATCAAATAATAAAAAGTTCTTAAAATAAGAACTTTTTAAAATTATTTTATATTATCTAACTTTTCACAAGCGTATTTAAATTCTAATTCGCAAGATTTTCTTAAATACTCAAGAGATTTATTTTCATAAAGTTGAGATACTTCATAGCAGCTTTTGTTATCATTGTTATTGCAAGCGTATTTGTATAATTCTAAAGCTTTTTCTTCATCAATATCAGTACTAACTCCATTTAAATACATATTTGCTAAAAAATAGCAAGATGAATAATCATTATTATTACATTGTTTTTCGTATAAATTAAATGCTCTTTCATATAATTTTTCAAAATCATCACATTGAGTATATTTTACTTCACAAAAATTTGCAAAATCATAGCAAGCGTTTGCATTATCATCATCTTTGCAAGATTGTTTAACCAATTTTATTGCTAAATTTTTGTATTTTTTATTTAATTTTTTATTTTCCAATTTATCAGAATATTTATAAATATCACTTAAAGCCTTGCAAGATAAATAATCTTCATATTCTTCGCAAGAAACTTTATAATATAAAGCTGCGTTTGCTTCATCATTTTTATCAAACTGATAATAATTAGCATTTTTTAAGCATTCTTCTAAACTCACACACTCAACGGCATAAATACAAACACTAAATAATAAAATTAATAATTTTTTCATACTAACTCCTTTTTTAAGGTAGTAATTTTAGCGAAATATTTTTAAATAGTAATATTTATTTTTAAGCTATAGAAAATCTATAGCTTAAAAAGAATAAGTAAAATCACCTTCATTGGTTTTAATTTCTGCTTGTTTTAAATTCTCGCAAAAATGTATAGGTGAAAATGATTGTCCGTATTTTAATTTTTTAGGATTTGATTTTGATAAAACATAATGAAGTTTGCAATTTCCTTTATTTAGTTTAATCTCATATATTTCTAATTCATCTATTTTAGATGTGATTTTGAGTTTTTTAGAAGCTCCTATTCCTAGAATATTAACTTCAGGAGAATTAAAATCAGTTATCGATTCAACTTCCATAGGATCATCAATAAATAATCCTATAACAAACAATACAACAAATACTATCAACACACCTTTTAAAATTTTCTTAAACATTTCTTCTCCTTAATAATCTCTAATAGCTAAATCTTTTTTATTAAATGGTTCTAAATTCACAACATTGTCAAATTGCATTTCACTTTGCCTACCTAAAGAAACATAATCTGATACATAAAATATTCCTTGTAGTTTTTCGTGAAATAATTCTGGAATTTCATACTCATTTTTATACCCTTTAATACCACTAGGAATACATTTTTGCTCCACTTCACTATCTTTAAAATAAGCTCCTAAATTATCCCAACTATATTTTTTATCACTTTTAAATGGGATATTTACTGCTAAATTAGCACCATTTAAACCTTGTAAAATCAATGTTCCCCCGTGTGTTCTAACAGGAATTGTCCCTTCTGCTTCTAAAGTAGCCATACCACTAACTACCATACCTTGAGTTATGTTTTCTTCTTCATCAAGCTGCAAACCTTCTTTAGTTTGAATAGTTCCATAAAAAATTCTTGTTATGTCATATTCATCTTTATCTACATAATCATCGTTATTAACTTTTGCCTTTTCATATTCAGCTGTTAAAAAATAATCCTTAGAATTTGAAATATCATTTTGATAAAAAATTGTAGGGTAATAACAATACTCTAAATCAAGATTAATAAGTTTTCCTTGATTATCCAATATTACTTTTTTAAACTTTTGAATATCAGCTTCACTTTTAA
This is a stretch of genomic DNA from Campylobacter sp. RM12651. It encodes these proteins:
- a CDS encoding heavy metal-associated domain-containing protein, whose translation is MKKVLLLSLFLSVLNAYEYTLEIPKIHCPLCTAIVRKALLKIDGVNKVNVSLENKTAIIKSDKELNESIINQALFNTGYQGILK
- a CDS encoding rhodanese-like domain-containing protein, which translates into the protein MKKILLGLSLFVCLNAEVITQNIKEFDFTNSDYAVIDVRMPSEYAATGVVNKAKLITFLNENGSINPDFLNEISKNYSKDSKIAIMCRSGKRSAMVTKMLEQNGFTNIINLDGGMNELLKTDIKLVPYQN
- the upp gene encoding uracil phosphoribosyltransferase, which gives rise to MKVIKNTLVSTYLAKIRDKNTSCRDFREHIKKLSGFVIYEACEFLSTEKVNIQTPLMPCECEVISDDIVIVPILRAALGMSDIALDLLGKASVGFLGIQRNEETLEPEFFFEKYPQDMQNKTAIIIDPMFATGGSAIAAVDRLKSIGVKKIIFASIIATPEARDRMKKAHPDVALITACLDKGLNEKGYIIPGLGDAGDRIFNTLKA
- a CDS encoding malic enzyme-like NAD(P)-binding protein; protein product: MNNLKERALEYHLGGKLGTFIKTPMKEYESLSLAYSPGVAYPCEEIARDSDLAYKYTSKGNLVAVISDGSAVLGLGNIGGIAGKPVMEGKACLFKKFANVDSYDIELSTQDTEEIIAAVKAIAPSFGGINLEDIAAPKCFEIEARLQDLGIPVMHDDQHGTAIISAAGLINACEIIGKKLEDLKVVVCGAGAAGIASAKIYKTLGVKKIYLVDSKGVCNTKRTDLNEHKLEFVRECDEDTLADVLKGADVFLGLSKAGALSEEMLKTMAENPIVFALANPDPEILPELAKKVRPDVIIATGRSDYDNQINNVLGFPYIFRGALDVRARKISMGMKIAAVKALSELGRLEVSEKTKKLYGKDLKYGKDLIIPKPFDDRVKAYVSTAVAKAAVDEGIALVKNFDDKAYFERLLNESN
- the gltX gene encoding glutamate--tRNA ligase is translated as MHKRLIIMIVTRFAPSPTGFLHIGGLRTALFSYLYAKRNNGKFILRIEDTDMARNSEEATKAILEAFKWVDLEVDGEITYQSKRLDIYKEYIQKLLDSGNAYYCYMSEDELNSLRAEQEARKERPKYDGRYRDFKGTPPEGIKPVVRIKAPLDGEIIVNDGVKGEIRFNAADILDDFVIARADGTPTYNFVVVVDDALMGVTDVVRGDDHLSNTPKQIIIYEALGFKVPNFYHLAMINGEDGKKLSKRHGATDVMEYKALGYLPEALLNFLLRLGFSNKDQEIFSMQEMKECFTFDNVSKGASTYNAQKLEWINAHYIKSVSDERLVNACKDLGFDFSSVKNYSFLLTMLRERAKTLIDLINSAKIIINEPNSYEESGVAKFVNDNSKALFSKFVNDFKGANTEAEFELAVKQFLDSNNAKLKDIAQLIRLSLTGTTISPSIYAIMEFLGNDEIKKRFNNFLKEIL
- a CDS encoding EAL domain-containing protein, translating into MKTKSILSNSFKNFIITTFLLIEIAGGIFGTYRYISEAKRIEEHHRIHNIGNDSLVIRLQQNKDHTIFQFLVFSFAVLVAAVISNAIYIKRLKRVKSNFNDFAELLANSVKKHKPLMLNDTLNYSEFQKIANSLNEVLNDIYYQENYNSLTKLPKKQKFLLDIQELYEKSDCPIIVSYIYLKDYQNLLKSRSFDLADKIILELASRFSSFSTTILNSKIAKISGNGDFLLAFPCIDEIQTTFNNMAIKLHECFSESINFGSDGIYEQSIGVGFSVLTNENYNQIINDTYKAALLSSVQKDTLYCDYSDEVKTQIDNEAKLENDLKRALEKGELDVYYQAKIGANDNLVKGAEALIRWKRNDKFENTEKFIRIAEKTDLIIKLEKFVIAKVFQEIQVLKNKGINIPISINISAKHLHHKDMINYLLANVKKYDINPNLIDIEITERYRLNSSSETILEKLKAIGFLISIDDFGKDYSSLSYINHLPIDTIKIDKSFIDGLNSKDCDLINENSKAIIIGIIKIAKTMNKRVVAEGVETLEQVNILKQLGCDELQGFYYHKGATPINEFINIYKNKF
- a CDS encoding SprT family zinc-dependent metalloprotease, whose amino-acid sequence is MRKFMEIKITKKRVKNIIIKVREIGLVEVVSPYFISRAKIDEILRLKKDWIEQRLNELKTTKKAELLSGNFVLFLGRKYILEFDLGISKNVEIHNDKIILKCLENDENKEKLLNDFYKIQSKEIFSEILKRFCVIVGKDIKALKVRKMKTRWGSCNTKKSYINLNTELIKKDILAIEAVIMHELTHLYHANHSKAFYATLLGFMPDYKERINLLKDK
- a CDS encoding tetratricopeptide repeat protein; protein product: MKKLLILLFSVCIYAVECVSLEECLKNANYYQFDKNDEANAALYYKVSCEEYEDYLSCKALSDIYKYSDKLENKKLNKKYKNLAIKLVKQSCKDDDNANACYDFANFCEVKYTQCDDFEKLYERAFNLYEKQCNNNDYSSCYFLANMYLNGVSTDIDEEKALELYKYACNNNDNKSCYEVSQLYENKSLEYLRKSCELEFKYACEKLDNIK